A stretch of Arthrobacter sp. NEB 688 DNA encodes these proteins:
- the treY gene encoding malto-oligosyltrehalose synthase, translated as MVAHRPDPSRVVPTATYRLQVHGGFGFDDAAAQVPYLASLGVSHVYLSPVLQAAPGSMHGYDVLDHTRISEEAGGREAFDRLVAACREAGLGVVVDVVPNHMAVPSPEHLNAPFWSLLREGRRSPYAGWFDVDWVAEDDRILMPVLGASLEQVLERGELVLAADGGPGGSDPVLRYYDHEFPVAPGTEELPLAELVEAQAYRLSSWREGDALNYRRFFDVTTLVAVRVEDPVVFTATHALLLALHGHGQVDGFRIDHPDGLADPGGYLERLADATGDAWVVVEKILEGEERLPDAWRCAGTTGYDALLRVQQVLTAEDDTGTLDRLWAQVAPGEETLEGVVQESKRLVVDDVQAAEVDRLMRLARRVVPGADVAAVRRALEALLVSMDRYRAYVVPGRGVDPEQAAVVDDAAARARGILAPSDEDALDLVVRLVLDREVPEAAPDTGRVADELRVRFQQTCGPVMAKGIEDTAFYRWFRLSGANEVGGHPEELSSDVDAFHAWCARQQAEWPTSMTTLTTHDTKRSEDTRARLMVLAEDARGWEQWLARARELAAQYRTERVDAPTEYLVWQTLVGTWPVSGARLEEYLLKAVREAKVHTAWVDGDEEYESEVVAFARAVGRDLAVHEHVDAWTGPHEASVRANILGQKLVQLTMPGVPDVYQGCEIGMLSLVDPDNRRPVDWADRAERLARVDDDEPCFDLDDDKMRLTALALRLRREHPEAFVGPDATYEPVEVGSEHALAFARGDADGARALVVVTRTAGRLADAGGFGDAALEVPEGEWVEVLSGREVASGAAALTDLLADRPVALLVRRDPSSDDADATDTGATDTDTGAEGAGTDDDTVEGHPS; from the coding sequence GTGGTGGCCCACCGCCCCGACCCCTCCCGCGTCGTCCCGACGGCGACCTACCGGCTGCAGGTCCACGGCGGCTTCGGCTTCGACGACGCCGCGGCGCAGGTGCCCTACCTCGCCTCCCTCGGGGTCTCGCACGTCTACCTCTCGCCGGTCCTCCAGGCCGCGCCGGGGTCGATGCACGGCTACGACGTGCTCGACCACACGCGCATCAGCGAGGAGGCGGGCGGCCGCGAGGCGTTCGACCGGCTCGTCGCCGCCTGCCGTGAGGCCGGGCTCGGCGTCGTCGTCGACGTCGTGCCCAACCACATGGCCGTCCCCTCGCCGGAGCACCTCAACGCCCCGTTCTGGTCGCTGCTGCGCGAGGGCCGGCGCTCGCCGTACGCGGGCTGGTTCGACGTCGACTGGGTGGCCGAGGACGACCGCATCCTCATGCCGGTGCTCGGCGCCTCGCTCGAGCAGGTCCTCGAGCGCGGCGAGCTCGTCCTCGCCGCCGACGGCGGCCCGGGCGGGTCCGACCCGGTGCTGCGTTACTACGACCACGAGTTCCCGGTCGCGCCCGGCACCGAGGAGCTGCCCCTCGCGGAGCTCGTCGAGGCGCAGGCGTACCGGCTCTCCAGCTGGCGCGAGGGCGACGCCCTCAACTACCGGCGCTTCTTCGACGTGACGACCCTCGTGGCCGTCCGCGTCGAGGACCCGGTCGTCTTCACCGCCACGCACGCGCTGCTGCTCGCGCTGCACGGCCACGGCCAGGTCGACGGCTTCCGCATCGACCACCCGGACGGCCTCGCCGACCCCGGGGGATACCTCGAGCGGCTCGCCGACGCCACCGGCGACGCGTGGGTCGTCGTCGAGAAGATCCTCGAGGGCGAGGAGCGCCTGCCCGACGCGTGGCGCTGCGCCGGCACCACCGGCTACGACGCGCTGCTGCGGGTGCAGCAGGTGCTCACCGCCGAGGACGACACCGGCACGCTCGACCGCCTGTGGGCGCAGGTCGCGCCGGGGGAGGAGACCCTCGAGGGGGTCGTCCAGGAGAGCAAGCGGCTCGTCGTCGACGACGTGCAGGCCGCCGAGGTCGACCGCCTGATGCGCCTCGCGCGCCGGGTCGTGCCGGGCGCCGACGTCGCGGCCGTCCGCCGCGCGCTCGAGGCGCTGCTCGTCTCGATGGACCGCTACCGCGCCTACGTCGTGCCCGGCCGGGGCGTCGACCCCGAGCAGGCCGCGGTCGTCGACGACGCCGCCGCCCGCGCCCGCGGCATCCTCGCCCCGAGCGACGAGGACGCGCTCGACCTCGTCGTGCGGCTCGTGCTCGACCGCGAGGTCCCCGAGGCGGCGCCCGACACCGGCCGCGTGGCCGACGAGCTGCGCGTGCGCTTCCAGCAGACCTGCGGCCCGGTCATGGCCAAGGGCATCGAGGACACCGCGTTCTACCGCTGGTTCCGGCTCTCCGGCGCCAACGAGGTCGGCGGCCACCCCGAGGAGCTGTCGAGCGACGTCGACGCCTTCCACGCGTGGTGCGCGCGCCAGCAGGCCGAGTGGCCGACGTCGATGACGACGCTGACGACGCACGACACCAAGCGCTCCGAGGACACCCGGGCGCGGCTCATGGTGCTCGCCGAGGACGCCCGCGGCTGGGAGCAGTGGCTGGCCCGCGCCCGCGAGCTCGCGGCGCAGTACCGCACCGAGCGCGTCGACGCCCCGACCGAGTACCTCGTGTGGCAGACGCTCGTCGGCACGTGGCCGGTCAGCGGCGCGCGGCTCGAGGAGTACCTCCTCAAGGCCGTGCGCGAGGCCAAGGTCCACACCGCGTGGGTCGACGGCGACGAGGAGTACGAGTCCGAGGTCGTCGCGTTCGCGCGGGCCGTCGGGCGCGACCTCGCCGTGCACGAGCACGTGGACGCGTGGACCGGCCCGCACGAGGCCTCGGTGCGCGCGAACATCCTCGGGCAGAAGCTCGTCCAGCTGACGATGCCCGGCGTCCCCGACGTCTACCAGGGCTGCGAGATCGGGATGCTCTCGCTCGTCGACCCCGACAACCGCCGGCCCGTCGACTGGGCCGACCGGGCCGAGCGGCTCGCGCGCGTCGACGACGACGAGCCGTGCTTCGACCTCGACGACGACAAGATGCGCCTCACGGCGCTCGCGCTGCGGCTGCGGCGCGAGCACCCGGAGGCCTTCGTCGGGCCGGACGCCACGTACGAGCCGGTCGAGGTCGGCAGCGAGCACGCGCTGGCCTTCGCCCGCGGTGACGCCGACGGCGCCCGCGCGCTCGTCGTCGTCACCCGCACCGCGGGTCGCCTCGCCGACGCCGGAGGGTTCGGCGACGCCGCCCTCGAGGTGCCGGAGGGCGAGTGGGTCGAGGTGCTCTCGGGACGCGAGGTCGCCAGCGGCGCCGCCGCGCTGACCGACCTCCTGGCCGACCGCCCGGTCGCGCTGCTCGTCCGACGGGACCCGTCGAGCGACGACGCGGACGCGACCGACACCGGCGCGACCGACACCGACACCGGCGCCGAGGGTGCCGGGACCGACGACGACACCGTGGAGGGGCACCCGTCGTGA